The DNA window TGCACTTCGGCCGATCTTCGGCTAATGTGGCATTCGGCAGCTATTCGGGGCGCATCGGGCCCCGTGCGCCCCATACCCGCTCGAGGCCGCCCCATGCCGCTCACGAAGCGCCAGCGCGAGATCCTGACCTACCTCGGCTCGTACTCGGAGAACCACGGCTACGCGCCGAGCTTCGAGGAGATCGCCGACCAGTTCCAGTATAACTCGCTCGCGACCGTCCACGAGCATCTGAGCAACCTGGAACGGAAGGGCTACATCAAGCGCGGCTACAACGAGAGCCGCGCGATCGAGATCCTGCCGTCCGAGGCGTTCCAGCGCTCGGTCGAGCTGCCGCTCCTCGGCACCGTCGCCGCCGGTCTCCCGATCGAGCAGATGGCCTCGGGCGAGTCGCTCTGCGTCCCCGATTCGTTCCTGCGGAAGTCCGGGAACCACTACGTCCTCAAGGTGCGCGGGAACTCGATGGTCGACGCGCACATCGGCGACGGCGACTTCGTCATCGTCAACGAGCGCCGCTCCGCCGACAACGGCGAGATGGTGATCGCGATGATGCAGGGCAGCGCGGCGACGGTGAAGAAGTTCTACCGCGAGCGCGACGGCCGCATCCGGCTGCAGCCCGCGAACGAGACGATGGAGCCGATCTACGTGCACGAGAACGACATCAGCATCCAGGGCGTGGTCGTCGGCGTGCTGCGGCGGTACTGACCAAAAGAGGATAGTCCCGAGCGCAGCGAGGGACCTGCTTTCCAGGCGAGGTTGGTCGCTTGGAAAGCAGGTCCCTCACTGCGTTCGGGACTAATCCCGATACACCCGCCGCAGCGCCGCCAGCGTCGCGCGCCCCGCCCCGCCGTCCAGCGCCGCCGTCGCGCGTGCCACGCCGTCCGCGTAGTCGGACGCCAGCCCCGCGACGTAGAGCGCCGCCGCCGCGTTGAGCACGACCGCCGCGCGCGCACCCCGCGGCCCGCCGCCCGCCAGCACCGCCTCGATCACGGCCGCGTTCTCCTCCGGGCTTCCACCGGCGAGGTCCCGCGCATCCACGTCGCGGAAGCCGTACGCCGCCGGGTCGATCGTCCACTCGCCGACCGTCTCTCCGCCGTTCGCGCCGCGCCGGATCTCGAGCACGCGCGTCGGCCCGATGGGCGAGACCTCGTCCATCCCGGGCTCGCCGTGCACCACCAGCGCATGCACGCTGCCGAGCGCCGCCAGCGCGCCGGCGATGAGCGGGACGCGATGCGCTTCGGCGACGCCCACCACCTGCCGGCCCGCCGACGCCGGATTCGCCAGTGGGCCGACGATGTTCATCACCGTCGGCACGGCGAGCTCGCGCCGCACCGGGCCCACGTGCCGCATCGCGGGGTGCATCAGCGGCGCGAACATGAACACCAGCCCGGCCTCGTCGAGCGAGCGGCGCATGGTGTCCACCGGCCGGTCGATCGGGACGCCGAGGGCCTCGAGGACGTCGGCGCTGCCGGAGCGCGAGGTGAAGGAGCGGTTGCCGTGCTTCGCCACGCGCGCGCCGGCGCCCGCGGCCAGCAGCGCCGCCGCCGTCGAGATGTTGAACGTGGAGACCGCGCCGCCGCCGGTGCCGCACGTGTCCACCAGCTCGTCGGGCCGCTCGGCCGGCAGGTGCAGCATCGCCGTGCGCAGCGAGCGCGCGACCGCCGCGACCACGTCCGACGTCTCGCCCTGCACGCGCAGGCCCATGAGCAGCCCCGCGATCTGCGCGGCAGTCGCCTCGCCGCGCATGACGACGTCGAACGCCTCCGTGACCGCGTCGGGCGACAGGCGCTCGCCCGCGGAGAGCGTGCGCAGCGCGGTGCGCAGCGCGTCGGGCGTGGGGGCGTTCACGCGACCTCCAGGTGCGCGACCAGCCGCTCGGGCAGACGCGCATGCGTGGCGACGAGCGCGATCAGGAGGCCCAGCAGGCGCACGCGCTCGACGTCCGCGTCGGTGTAGCCGGCCTGCGTGGCGCGGTTCGTCAGGTTCACCACTCCCACCAGCTCGTCGTGGTAGACGAGCGGGAAGCTGATGAAGCTCCCGCTCGTGAAGTACTGGTCGCGGAGCAGCGGATGGCTGCCCGCGTCGCGCACGTCGCGCACGAGCATCGGCTCGCGCGACTGCGCCACGCGC is part of the Roseisolibacter agri genome and encodes:
- the lexA gene encoding transcriptional repressor LexA, which gives rise to MPLTKRQREILTYLGSYSENHGYAPSFEEIADQFQYNSLATVHEHLSNLERKGYIKRGYNESRAIEILPSEAFQRSVELPLLGTVAAGLPIEQMASGESLCVPDSFLRKSGNHYVLKVRGNSMVDAHIGDGDFVIVNERRSADNGEMVIAMMQGSAATVKKFYRERDGRIRLQPANETMEPIYVHENDISIQGVVVGVLRRY
- the trpD gene encoding anthranilate phosphoribosyltransferase — protein: MNAPTPDALRTALRTLSAGERLSPDAVTEAFDVVMRGEATAAQIAGLLMGLRVQGETSDVVAAVARSLRTAMLHLPAERPDELVDTCGTGGGAVSTFNISTAAALLAAGAGARVAKHGNRSFTSRSGSADVLEALGVPIDRPVDTMRRSLDEAGLVFMFAPLMHPAMRHVGPVRRELAVPTVMNIVGPLANPASAGRQVVGVAEAHRVPLIAGALAALGSVHALVVHGEPGMDEVSPIGPTRVLEIRRGANGGETVGEWTIDPAAYGFRDVDARDLAGGSPEENAAVIEAVLAGGGPRGARAAVVLNAAAALYVAGLASDYADGVARATAALDGGAGRATLAALRRVYRD